GAATACAAGGCTGATTAAAGACAACATTGCAGAAGAAACCCAAAAAATGAAACAACAGCCCGGCAAGGACATGGTGATATTGGGCAGTGGCAGCATCGTACAAACTTTTACGAATCTTGGCTTAATCGATGAATATCAGCTTTTAGTCCATCCTGTTGTTCTTGGCAGCGGAAAACCCTTGTTTAAAAACATCAAGGACAGGCTTAATCTGAAACTTGTAAAAACTGGGACGTTTAAGAATGGGGTCGTTCTGCTTCTCTATCAGCCTGACACAAAGGAGGAGATCACTAAATGACAAAAAATAATCAGACAAAAATTACAGCAATACCAGGCAAACAAGAGATCTTCATTACAAGGGAGTTTGATGCACCCCGTGAGCTCGTTTTTAAAGCATTCACAGATCCGAAGCTTTACATACAGTGGCTTGGGCCATGGGAACTCGTCATGACTCTTGAGAAATTTGAACCGAGAAACGGTGGCATG
This window of the Candidatus Methanoperedens sp. genome carries:
- a CDS encoding dihydrofolate reductase family protein — its product is MRKVIAFENVTLDGFFAGPNGEIDWFKRKEELAKYATNQAGRGNTILLGRVTYELMASYWPSASPPAEDPILIDRMNNLPKIVFSKTLEKAQWRNTRLIKDNIAEETQKMKQQPGKDMVILGSGSIVQTFTNLGLIDEYQLLVHPVVLGSGKPLFKNIKDRLNLKLVKTGTFKNGVVLLLYQPDTKEEITK